The following coding sequences are from one Pocillopora verrucosa isolate sample1 chromosome 5, ASM3666991v2, whole genome shotgun sequence window:
- the LOC131772015 gene encoding uncharacterized protein, whose protein sequence is MVYRATSLRGLAIAQMVIGALMTVFGVACIFFAQHWSSYPAGTGVWVGLWVFITGILGCIGARDALIPNKCLTGCFIGFSITGCAFSGQMFIGYSITLSFYSKMKAYCSNSYFNHDYDSFYNNLDCYRTYGFHRDTAANGAGLGSCLLLLSLVEFFLALASSMYCCTAVGCCFSTGVVSTTITNQQLMNVQPQCMYSGAQSGVVLKQTDAGVVPQIYPATGQQPVYIAQQPGVVAQPGSGFRQPPHWAVPLGSNPAEEMTEPYSAAAPQVQNQAQVQIPEAVKDEDMPPPYSFALTANVPSPAFSSVDANPNY, encoded by the exons ATGGTGTACAGAGCGACTTCTTTGCGAGGGTTGGCCATCGCACAGATGGTAATTGGGGCTTTGATGACCGTGTTTGGAGTAGCATGTATTTTCTTTGCTCAACACTGGTCTTCCTACCCTGCGGGTACTGGCGTCTGGGTCGGCCTTTGG GTTTTTATTACGGGGATTTTGGGATGCATCGGAGCAAGAGATGCCTTAATCCCAAACAAGTGTTTG ACTGGATGTTTTATAGGTTTCTCCATTACTGGGTGTGCCTTCTCAGGACAAATGTTCATCGGCTATTCCATTACTCTTTCATTCTACTCCAAAATGAAGGCATACTGTTCTAACTCTTATTTTAATCACGACTATGACAGTTTCTATAACAACCTTGATTGTTACAGAACTTATGGCTTTCATAGAGATACAGCTGCAAATGGGGCTGGTTTAGGCTCGTGTCTCCTTCTTCTCTCCCTGGTTGAGTTCTTCTTGGCACTTGCATCGTCCATGTATTGTTGTACAGCAGTGGGTTGTTGTTTCTCAACAGGAGTTGTGAGCACT ACAATCACCAACCAGCAACTGATGAATGTACAGCCTCAGTGCATGTACTCAGGGGCACAGTCTGGTGTGGTTTTAAAACAGACTGATGCTGGTGTGGTGCCACAGATATACCCAGCAACGGGCCAGCAACCTGTGTATATAGCCCAGCAG CCTGGAGTGGTTGCACAGCCTGGGTCAGGCTTTCGGCAACCCCCTCACTGGGCTGTTCCCTTAGGATCCAATCCAGCTGAAGAAATGACTGAGCCCTATTCAGCTGCTGCCCCCCAAGTGCAGAATCAAGCTCAAGTCCAG ATACCCGAGGCAGTAAAGGATGAAGACATGCCACCACCTTATTCATTTGCACTAACAGCCAATGTGCCATCACCAGCTTTCTCTTCTGTGGATGCCAATCCAAACTATTAG
- the LOC131772056 gene encoding uncharacterized protein — MVYRATSLRGLAIAQMVIGALMTVFGVACISSAQHWSSHSGTGVWVGLWVFITGILGYIGARDDLIPNKCLTGCFIGFSITGCAFSGQMFIGYSITLSFYSEMKAYCSNSYFNHDYDSFYNNLDCYRTYGFHRDTAANGAGLGSCLLLLSLVEFFLALASSMYCCTAVGCCFSTGVVSTTITNQQLMNVQPQCMYSGAQSGVVLKQTDAGVVPQIYPATGQQPVYIAQQPGVVAQPGSGFQQPPHWAVPLGSNPAEEMTEPYSAAAPQVQNQAQVQIPEAVKDEDMPPPYSFALTANVPSPAFSSVDANPNY; from the exons ATGGTGTACAGAGCGACTTCTTTGCGAGGGTTGGCCATCGCACAGATGGTAATTGGGGCTTTGATGACCGTGTTTGGAGTAGCATGTATTTCCTCTGCTCAACACTGGTCTTCCCACTCTGGTACTGGCGTCTGGGTCGGCCTTTGG GTTTTTATCACAGGGATTTTGGGATACATTGGAGCAAGAGATGACTTAATCCCAAACAAGTGTTTG ACTGGATGTTTTATAGGTTTCTCCATTACTGGGTGTGCCTTCTCAGGACAAATGTTCATCGGCTATTCCATTACTCTTTCATTCTACTCCGAAATGAAGGCATACTGTTCTAACTCTTATTTTAATCATGACTATGACAGTTTCTATAACAACCTTGATTGTTACAGAACTTATGGCTTTCATAGAGATACAGCTGCAAATGGGGCTGGTTTAGGCTCGTGTCTCCTTCTTCTCTCCCTGGTTGAGTTCTTCTTGGCACTTGCATCGTCCATGTATTGTTGTACAGCAGTGGGTTGTTGTTTCTCAACAGGAGTTGTGAGCACT ACAATCACCAACCAGCAACTGATGAATGTACAGCCTCAGTGCATGTACTCAGGGGCACAGTCTGGTGTGGTTTTAAAACAGACTGATGCTGGTGTGGTGCCACAGATATACCCAGCAACGGGCCAGCAACCTGTGTATATAGCCCAGCAG CCTGGAGTGGTTGCACAGCCTGGGTCAGGCTTTCAGCAACCCCCTCACTGGGCTGTTCCCTTAGGATCCAATCCAGCTGAAGAAATGACTGAGCCCTATTCAGCTGCTGCCCCCCAAGTGCAGAATCAAGCTCAAGTCCAA ATACCCGAGGCAGTAAAGGATGAAGACATGCCACCACCTTATTCATTTGCACTAACAGCCAATGTGCCATCACCAGCTTTCTCTTCTGTGGATGCCAATCCAAACTATTAG